The Stigmatella aurantiaca DW4/3-1 genome contains the following window.
GGGAGTTCGGGTAGGGATCATTCATCACGGACTTGGCCTTGAGGGGGGGCGCGTTCGATTCCAGGGGTCAAGCACCTCAAGGCTCGCCCCACACTCCATTGGAACGGTTAAAGCCGTCAAATGCAAATTGCCCAGGATGTAAGACGTTCTACCCGGGGCCGGGTAGCGCACTGCGGCGACACATGTGTTGTAGCAAGTTGTAAAGCATCGAATGTTTCTGGGGCCCTCGGTCGCGGGTGATCCGGTCATTCATTCCGATCATCGCCCGCCTTCTGAAAAAATGTCAGTGCTTTTTCGGCAGGACCGAACCTGGGATTCCTCGCCAAGTCCAATAAAAACAAGGCCTTAGGCCATGGCACAGGGGTTGCTGAAGAGTCTCCACGCAAGGCGGCGGCGGGTGGGCCGAGCAGGGAACAAGCAACCAGCACCCCAACGGAGAAGCGACCATGGCAAAGGCTCAGCGGCGTGATCAGGTCATTCAGCGGAAGTCGCGGCAGACGAAGGCGAAGGTGGTCCGGGCGGCCCAGAAGGTGGCCCGTCCCGTGCGCCGGGTGCAGGTGACGCTGGGAGACTTGATCGCGGCGGCTTTCGATACCGTCGGGGACGAGGTGAAGAAGGTGGCCAAGGTGGTCTCCTCCCCGAACATGACGCTCGCCACGGGCAAGAACATCGTCGTCGTCGGCTGAATCTTGCGCCACGTGGGTTGGTGCCTCGGGGGCAGGCCATCGGGAGAGGTTCACCTTGAAACGCATCCTGGAACCCGGACGCAACTGCTGGACACAGGCCGAAGCGCATGACGCGGGAGTGCTCGTCGACGGACGGGACTACTACCAGGCATTTTACCGCGAAGCGCTCCGGGCCAAGAGCTACATCGCCATCGCCGGATGGCAGTTCGACAGCGATGTGTCGTTGCTGCGAGGCGAGGATGCCCGCCAGGCCTCGGGCGAGCTGAGGATGCTCCCGCTGCTGCGAGCGCTGTGTGAAAAAAATCCGGACCTCCACGTCTACATCTTGGCGTGGGACTTCAACGTGCTGCTCGCGATGGAACGCGAATGGATGCAGCACACGCTCTTCAATGGGCACAGCGAGCGGCTGTCCTTCCGCTTCGATGCCTCGGCGCCCCTCTATGCGGCCCACCACCAGAAGCTCGTCCTCATCGATGGGCGGGTGGCCTTCACCGGGGGCATGGACATCTGCGACTGCCGCTGGGATGACCGCAGCCACCCGGCGCGCTCCACGCTGCGCTGTGACAATGGCAGAGATCCCCACGGCCCCTACCACGACGTGCAGGCGGTGCTCACGGGCCCCGTGGTGGAGACGCTGGCGGAGCTGTTCGAGGCACGCTGGTTCAACTCCGGTGGCGGCACGCTGCGCCTGCCTCCGCCCGTGTCGCGCGACGACGTGGACCTGAAGCCCACGGTGCCGCTGTTGCCCGGACCGGTGGCCATCTGCCGCACCTTCGGCAAGACGCTGGTGCCCTTCCAGGAGCAGGTGCAGGAGATCCGCGAGCTCTACCTGGATGCCATCGACGCGGCCGAGCACTTCCTCTACTTCGAGAACCAGTACTTCTCCTCGCGCATTCTCTTCGATGCGCTGGTGCGCCGCATGCGCGCGAAGGACCGGAGCCGGCTGAACATCGTCTTCATCCTGCCGCGGATGCCCGAGGCGCTGCGCGAGCAGCTCGCCATGGGCGTGGCCCAGGTCCGCCTGTTGCGCCTGTTGAAGCGCGTGGCGGCGGAGACGGGCCACTCGGTGGGCGTCTACTGCTCGGTGTCGCGCGATGACGAGGGCAAGGACGTCTATACCTACGTCCACTCGAAGCTGCTCGTGGTGGATGACTGCTTCCTCACGCTCGGCTCGGCGAACACCACCAACCGCAGCCTCGGGGTGGACTCGGAGCTGAACCTGGCCTGGGAGGCTCCAGAGGAGGACGGCCAGCCCTTGTGCCGGGCCATCCGCCGGCTTCGGGTGAGCTTGATGTCGGAGCTCAGTGGCCTGGGGCGCGTGGCGGACCTGCGCCGGCTGGCGCGCACGGACGGGCTCGTGGCCTTTCTCGACGCGGTGGCGGCCCGCGGCCAAGCGCGCCTGCGCCCGCACCCGCTGGAGACGGTGGTGGACCAGAACCCGTTCTTCAAGCCGCTGGTGCCCGAGGAGCTCGTCTTTGATCCGGAGGACACGCTGGTGGACGAGAGCCTCTTCGAGTCGCTGAAGCAGGAGCAGAGCCTGGTGGCCTCCGGGGTCCGTTTCCTCGCGCGGTGGTTCGGAAGCCTCCCGGAGCGGCCGCACCCCGCGAGCCTTCCGGCGGTGAACCTGCTTCCGCACGAGCCACAGTAAGGCAGGCAGGCAGGCCCTGGTGCACCTCCCGGGACGTTGCCGGGCGGACGGTGGATGCGCCGCGCGGGAGGGGAGACGGTGCGGCGCGGGCGTTTTGTCCGCGCGCCGCTTCCGAGCGCAAAGGAGGCGGGTAGAGTGGCGCGGATGAATGCCGCGTCCTTCTTGCTCCTGCTCACCGTGCTTCAGCAGACCTCGTCCGTGGAAGAGCTTCCCGCGGAGACACCCGACGACTCCCGCATCGAGTTCCGCGCGTTGCTCGAGTTGGGGCCCCTGAGCTTCCCCTCGGGAACCCCTGGGGGCGGGCAGGATCTCTTCGCCGCCGCCACCCCGGTGCTGCGCGTCGAGTCGGGGGAGAGCTTCGCCCTCGAACTGGGCGCCACGCTGCGCTTCCGCCTCCTCGATGAGGCGCCCAAGCAGACGGCGGATGACTACGGTGGGCACCTGCGCCGCCAGGACTGGGACACGCCGAGTGATCTCGGCCAGCTTCTCCGCGAGCTGCGGGTGGGCCGGGAGGACGGGACGCTGTTCTTCCGGGCGGGGCCGCTCACCACCTTCACGTTGGGCGAGGGCCACTTGGTGGACCGCTACATCAACCAGCTCTCCGCCGACTACCACCCCGCGGGGGCCGTGGCCACCGGCTACTTCGGCCCCTTCCGGGTCCAGCTGGCTGCCAGTGACGTGCTGGCCATGCGGCTGTTCGCCGGGGAGTTGCGCTTGGACATCGGTCGGCTCGCGAGCACGGACGCGGCGGTGTTCGACCGCTACCACGTCACCGCCTCCGTCGCGCACGACTTTGGCCGCGTGGGCGAAGAGCGCACGGAGCCCCTCTCCGCCGCGCTCGTGGGCGGCAACGCCGCGCTCTACAAGGGCGAGAGCTTCCAGCTGTTCGCCATCGCTGGCGCGGGCACCCGCGTGGACGTGAGCCCCCTGGACTTCGGCGGCTTCGTGGGCCTGTCCGCGCGCGGAATGGGCGACGCGTTCGACATCAGCGGCCGTCTGGAGGGGCGCTCTCAGGGCGGCAGCTTCCGCTTCGGGCTCTTCGGGCCCTCCTATGAGCTGGCGCGCTTCTCCGCCACGGGGCTCTCCGAGGAGCCCCTCGCGGAGGAGCGCCTGGAGCGGGCCTTCTCCGGCTATGGCGAGCTGCGGCTCGGGCTGGGCGGCGCCGAGGATGCGCTGTACGTCTCCGCCAGCGCCGCCGCCGAGTACTTCGGCTTTGGCCGCATCGACACGGACCTGGCGCTGATGCTCCAGCTGCCCGGCGGAAGGACGCGCATCACCGCGCGGGCCATCGCCGTGGGCCTCAAGATCCACCCGCGGTACTCCCTGCTGGCCGAGCTGCGCCAGCGCCTGCTCTCCTCGCTCTACGTGTGGGGCTCCACCGGCACCGTCCACTTCCCTCAGCCCGATGGCACCTTGGTCCGCGGCTTCACCGCGGGGGCCGGGGTGGGGGTGGACTGGGCGCGCTGAGCCCGCTACTCCGCGCCGTGCTCGGAGATGTTGAAGAACGATTTGATGACGCGCTCGCAGTGCACTTCCCAGATGACCACCTGGCCCTGCTGGATGAAGTAGCTGTCCCCGGGCCGGTACGTGTGGGTCTGTCCACTTTCATCGGTGAGGGTGACCTCGCCCTCCAGGATGGTGGCGTGCTCGGTGAAGGGGAACGTCACCTCCACCCGCCCCTGGGTCGCCATGAAGAGCCCCGCGGTCATCGGCCCCGCTCGGAAATCAACGCGCGTGAAAATTTCCGGCCGGCCTCCCAGGGTCTTGCCCCCGAGGTTCTCGGGCGCGCCCAATGAAACGAGCTGAGAAATGTCCTGGATGGTCCCAGGTGAGCACACGTTCATCCGGCGCGCACGTACCGCATTGCTCGAGGTCATGACTCCTCCCTAGGTAAAGCGGCGAGGATAATCTTTTTTTCAATCAGGTGACGATTGGCCGCATGCGGTGGACGACGGCTAGTCAAGGGCTCGCCTGATGCGACGGCCTGGAGTCCAGGAGCGTTCATGGGGGGCTCGTACCTTTGCCGTACGCGCGTGCGATTGCGCTGTCGGTGATGAGAAGGTGTCTGGGTTGGGCGCGGATTCGCTCGAACCACGCGTGGAGTGCCGGGTAGCCGCTCAAGTCAAAGCGTCCTTCGTGCGCCACGTGCGTGTAAGCATACAGTGCGATGTCAGCGAGGCTGTAATGCTCACCGGCGAAGAAGGGGTGTTGTTGCAAATGCCCCTCCATGACGTCCAAAGCAGCATAGCCCTTGCGGGTGCGCTCTTCGACTTCGTGCTCCTTGCCCATGGGCACACCGAACAAGGAGTGCCATGCGCGCAACACGGCGATGTAGGGCTCGTGGCTGTACTGCTCGAAGAACATCCACTGGAGCATCCGTGCGCGCTCCCGCCGGCCGGTGGGAATGAAGGGCGTTCCTTCCGCGAAGTACCAGAGGATGGCGTTGGACTCGGCGAGGAAGACACCGGGCTCCAACTCCACGGTGGGCACCCGGGCCGCGGGGTTCTTGGCCTTGAACTCGGGCGTCTGGGCCGCGCCGGCCAGCAGGTCCATCTCCACTGTTTCAAAGGGGAGGCCGAGCTGGTGCAGCAGCAGGCGGACCTTGTAGCAATTTCCGGAAGGTGCGTACTGGTAGAGCTTGATCATGGCGGGGCGACCGTATGCCTCTGCCGGGCCGCCGTCAGCGTCCGAAGATCCCTTTTCGTTTGGCGGTGGGCGTCCCGACTTGGGCGCGCGAGAGGCGCTGGCCGAGGATGCGGCTCATCTCCAGCGCCACCGAGGGGTTGGCCATCACCATGCCCCGGAAATCCTCGCGCCCCACCGCCGCCAGCTCGCACGCGCTGGAGGCCAGGGCCGTGGCCATGCGCGGCTCGCCGGTGAGCAGCGCCAGTTCGCCGAAGAAGCCGCCCGGGCCCACCATTCCCATCACCTGGCCTCCGTCGCCCACCAGCTTCACCTCGCCGGCCAGCACCACGAAGAAGGTCTCGCCCGGATCTCCCCGCTTGAAGATCTCCGCGCCCGCGGGCCGCTGGAGGAACTCCGCCCCCCGGGCCACCCCCGCCAGGTGCTCGTCGCTCAGCGGCGTGAGGAAGTCCACCTTGCGCAGGGCCTGCGTGAGCGGGGTGATGCTGGCGGCCAGCGAGGGCTCCGCCGTGAGAAAGTCCACCACCTGCGCCAGTTGGGCGCGGCGTGCCACGAGGATGACGGTGTGCCCGGCGCGCAAGAGGGTGTTTCCATCGGGCACCGCCGTGTGCCCCTCCGGATCCACCACGCCGATGAAGAGGCTCTCCTTGGGGAAGCCCTCCATGGCGCGCACCTGGGCCACCGTCTTGCCCGCCACCAGCGCCCGTCCGGGGATGGCCAGCTCGAACAGGAGCGTCTGCCCATCGGCCAGCGGCAGCGAGCCCTCCACCTGCGGGAAGTCGATGGCCGTGGTCATCTTCGCCACCACCACCTCCGCCTCCGCCACCAGCTCCTTCACCCCGGCGAGCCGGTAGGCCTCGCGGTAGCGGGTGTCCAGCATGCGCACCATGAGCCGCGCCCCGGACATGCTGCGCACCAGCATGGCGAAGGCCAGGTTCTCCGGATCCCTTGCCAGCACCCCGGCGGCCACGTCCGCCGTGGCGATGCCCGCGGACTCCAGCACGTGCGGGTCGGTGGCATCGCCGCAGACCGTCACCACCCCCACCTCATCGAAGAGCCGGGTGCAGATGGCGGCATCCCGCTCGATGACGGTCACGGTGTGCTGCTCGGCGATCAATCGCGCCGACAGGACCGAGCCCACCCTGCCTCCTCCCGCGATGACGATCCTCATGAGGTCTTGCTCCCTCCGCCGGGCTCCCCATGCGAGGTGCCGCGCAGTGCGTGTTCCAGCTCCAACGTCCGTTCATCCAGCCGCGCGAGCATCTCCTCCGCGGTGGCCTCGGGGATGAGCCCGTTGCGCCGCGCCCCCAGCAGGGCGGTGCGCTCGGCGTCGATGAGGCGGCGCCGCACGGTGATGAGGCTCCGGGCCCCCTGGGCCAGGTGCTGCTCGTTGATCCGCCGCAGCTCCCGCTCCGCCCGGGCGATGTTCACCTGGTAGTCCCCGCGCAGGTGGTCATACGCCGCCCGGGGGATGAGCCCCTGACCGTGCAGCGTCTCCAACTCGTGGTGCGCGGCCCGGCTGGCGATGAGGCGCGCCTGTTGCTCGGCCACCTCGAAGGCCACAGGATCCTGCTCCAGCAGGCCCATGCGCCGCAGGAACCCGCCCAGCATCAGCCCCTGGCCCACCAGCGACAGGAAGGTGACGCCGAAGGCGATGGCCACCAGCAGTTCGCGCGAGGGGGTGTTCGCCGGCAACCCGAGCACCAGGCCGATGGAGATGGCGCCCTTGATGTTGCCCACCAGGAACACGTGCTGCCAGCGCAGGGGGATGGCCTCGGCGGGGCGCACCCAGCGCAGCAGCAGGAAGGGACGATAGATGGCCACCGCGCGGCCGATGAAGATGCACACCACGGCGATGAGCGTCTGCGGCATGTACGCCAGCAGCGTCTCCGGCGGCGTGGAGAGCCCCATCGACAGGAAGAGGAAGGTGTTCACCCCGAAGGCGGCGTACTCCCAGAAGGTGTGAATGGCCACCTGGCTCTGGGGGGACACGTCCCGGCGCAGCGTGCCACCCACCGTCAACCCGGCGGTGACGCCCGCGATGGCGCCCGAGAGGTGGAACTGTTCGGCGGCGGCGAAGGAGGCGAAGGCCAGCGCCGTGGTGGCCATGATTTCGGCCAGGGGATCCTCGGTGCGGCGGATGACGAAGCTGGCCAGCAGGCCCAGGGACAGGCCGATGACGGCCCCGCCCAGACTGGCCAGCACCACCCGGCCGCCGATCAGCGCCAGCGAGGGGCTGTGTCCCCCGGCCACCACCGCGCTGATGGCGGCATAGACGACGAGCGCCGTGCCATCATTGAAGAGGCTCTCGCCCTGCATGATACCGGACAGCCGCTGGGGCACCGGGGCGCGGCGGAAGGCGTACAGGATGGAGACGGTGTCCGTGACGGCCAGCACGGAGCCCAGCAGCAACGCGGGCCCCCATGCCAGCGCCAGGGACCAGTGCAGCGTCGCGCCCGTGGCCCCGATGGCCAGCACCATCCCCAGCGTGGCCAGGAGCGCGATGGGCACCGCGTTGGCGCGCACGTTGGCCAGGTCCGCGGTGATGCCCCCCTCGAAGAGCAGCGCGGGCAGGCAGACCAGGAACACCACCTCCGCGCTCAGCGGGGGGATTCCGGGCAGCAGGCCGCTCACGGAGATGAGGAGCCCACCCACCACCAGCGCCACGTTGTAGGGAAGGCTCGCGCGCTTGGCGGCGATGGCCACGATGATGGCCACGACCATCAGGCCAATAATGACGGGCATCTCCAAGTGCACGGTGCTTCGCTACCTCCAGTGGAAGGCGAATGGGAGGAGCCTCTCATCCTTCCGGTGCTGCCGCACGCCCGGAGGTGGGCCCCTCTCCGCCTCGCGGACGACTGTACGGACTGCAAGTGAATCTGTCATCCTTCCGGGACATCCTCGAAATACATCGTGATTGTGAAAATAGGAGGAAGGCCGATGTCCACGTCGCCTCGAACCCTCGCTGCCCTGCTCGGTGCAGGCATGCTGCTCTCGTGTGGAGAGCGCCCTGAACCGGGACCCGCGCCCGGAGCGGGGGTGTCCTCCTTCTCACGGGCGCTCGACGCGGCCCCAAGCCGAGGCACGCGGCTCCACCGGGCTGGAGAGGCGGGCATTGCAGGCCGATACATCGTCGTCTTCTCCGGCCAGGAGTCCCAGCGGCTGAGGGCCTCGCCGATGGAGGTGCGCAAGGCCTCGGAGACGCTCTCCCGGGCCTATGGCGCCTCCGTGCGGCGCGTGTATTCGAGCGCCCTGAAGGGCTTCTCCGCCGAGCTCTCGGAGGCCGAGGCGCTGCGCATGAGCGAGGATCCGCGCGTGCGCTACATCGAGCAGGAGCGCGTCTTCACCCTCCATGGAACGCAGAGCGGCGCCACCTGGGGCCTGGATCGCCTGGACCAGCGCGAACTGCCGTTGGATGGCCAGTATCATTATGAGTACACGGGGGCGGGGGTCCACGCGTATGTGCTCGACACGGGCATCCGGGACACCCACGTCGAGTTCACCGGACGGATGGGCAACGGCTTCGATGCCGTCAGCGGCCAGAACCCCACGGACTGCCATGGCCATGGTACCCACGTGGCGGGCACGCTGGGCGGCACCACGTATGGCGTGGCCAAGGACGTGACGCTCCACGCGGTGCGGATGATCGACTGCTCGGGAGAGGGGACCTTGGAGCAGCTCCTGTCGGGCATCGACTGGGTCTCCGCGAACCACGTGAAGCCGGCCGTGGTCAACATGAGCCTCGGGGCCGAGGGCACCCAGGCCGTCGATGACGCGGTGACGGAGTCCATCGCGCAGGGCATCACCTACGTGGTCTCGGCGGGCAACGAGGGCTGGGACGCGTGCGCCAAGTCGCCCGCGCGCACCCCGCAGGCCCTCACCGTGGGCGCCACGGACAGCTTCGACCAGCGCTCCTTCTTCTCCAACTTCGGCACGTGCGTGGACCTGTTCGCCCCGGGCGAGGAAATCACCTCCGCCTGGCACACCTCGGACACGGACACGGTGGCCGAGAGCGGCACCTCCATGGCCTCTCCGCACGTGGCGGGCGCCGCCGCGCTCTACCTGGAGGGGCACCCCCAGGCCACCCCCGCCGAGGTCAACGAGGAGCTCATTGCCCGTTCCACGCGAGGGCTGGTGGTGGATCCCGGGGATGGTTCGCCGGATGTGCTGCTCCATGCGGCCTGCATGGGCTCGGGCGACAGGGTGAAGCCTCAGGTGACGCTCACCTCCCCGGAGGAGGGCGCGGTGCTCACCGGACTGGTGACGCTCTCGGCCACCGCCAGTGACGATGTGCTCGTCACCCGCGTGGAGTTCTACCGGGACGGGCAGCTCCTCGGCACCGTCACGCAGGCCCCCTACACGTGGAGCTGGGACAGCAACGAAGCGGACAACGGGGCCCACACGCTGGGCGTGAGGGCCTTCGACGCGGGCTGCAACAGCCACTACGCCTCGGTCAACGTCACCCTTCAGAACGCGGGCAAGGCCGCCTTCGACGAGGCCCTGGGAACGCCTCGCTGCGCGGTGGTGACCAGCCAGTGTGACTCGGCGGGCCTGCTGGTGGGCCGTGGGGCGATGGGC
Protein-coding sequences here:
- a CDS encoding phospholipase D-like domain-containing protein, whose product is MKRILEPGRNCWTQAEAHDAGVLVDGRDYYQAFYREALRAKSYIAIAGWQFDSDVSLLRGEDARQASGELRMLPLLRALCEKNPDLHVYILAWDFNVLLAMEREWMQHTLFNGHSERLSFRFDASAPLYAAHHQKLVLIDGRVAFTGGMDICDCRWDDRSHPARSTLRCDNGRDPHGPYHDVQAVLTGPVVETLAELFEARWFNSGGGTLRLPPPVSRDDVDLKPTVPLLPGPVAICRTFGKTLVPFQEQVQEIRELYLDAIDAAEHFLYFENQYFSSRILFDALVRRMRAKDRSRLNIVFILPRMPEALREQLAMGVAQVRLLRLLKRVAAETGHSVGVYCSVSRDDEGKDVYTYVHSKLLVVDDCFLTLGSANTTNRSLGVDSELNLAWEAPEEDGQPLCRAIRRLRVSLMSELSGLGRVADLRRLARTDGLVAFLDAVAARGQARLRPHPLETVVDQNPFFKPLVPEELVFDPEDTLVDESLFESLKQEQSLVASGVRFLARWFGSLPERPHPASLPAVNLLPHEPQ
- a CDS encoding NAD-binding protein, encoding MRIVIAGGGRVGSVLSARLIAEQHTVTVIERDAAICTRLFDEVGVVTVCGDATDPHVLESAGIATADVAAGVLARDPENLAFAMLVRSMSGARLMVRMLDTRYREAYRLAGVKELVAEAEVVVAKMTTAIDFPQVEGSLPLADGQTLLFELAIPGRALVAGKTVAQVRAMEGFPKESLFIGVVDPEGHTAVPDGNTLLRAGHTVILVARRAQLAQVVDFLTAEPSLAASITPLTQALRKVDFLTPLSDEHLAGVARGAEFLQRPAGAEIFKRGDPGETFFVVLAGEVKLVGDGGQVMGMVGPGGFFGELALLTGEPRMATALASSACELAAVGREDFRGMVMANPSVALEMSRILGQRLSRAQVGTPTAKRKGIFGR
- a CDS encoding glutathione S-transferase family protein; this translates as MIKLYQYAPSGNCYKVRLLLHQLGLPFETVEMDLLAGAAQTPEFKAKNPAARVPTVELEPGVFLAESNAILWYFAEGTPFIPTGRRERARMLQWMFFEQYSHEPYIAVLRAWHSLFGVPMGKEHEVEERTRKGYAALDVMEGHLQQHPFFAGEHYSLADIALYAYTHVAHEGRFDLSGYPALHAWFERIRAQPRHLLITDSAIARAYGKGTSPP
- a CDS encoding cation:proton antiporter; the protein is MHLEMPVIIGLMVVAIIVAIAAKRASLPYNVALVVGGLLISVSGLLPGIPPLSAEVVFLVCLPALLFEGGITADLANVRANAVPIALLATLGMVLAIGATGATLHWSLALAWGPALLLGSVLAVTDTVSILYAFRRAPVPQRLSGIMQGESLFNDGTALVVYAAISAVVAGGHSPSLALIGGRVVLASLGGAVIGLSLGLLASFVIRRTEDPLAEIMATTALAFASFAAAEQFHLSGAIAGVTAGLTVGGTLRRDVSPQSQVAIHTFWEYAAFGVNTFLFLSMGLSTPPETLLAYMPQTLIAVVCIFIGRAVAIYRPFLLLRWVRPAEAIPLRWQHVFLVGNIKGAISIGLVLGLPANTPSRELLVAIAFGVTFLSLVGQGLMLGGFLRRMGLLEQDPVAFEVAEQQARLIASRAAHHELETLHGQGLIPRAAYDHLRGDYQVNIARAERELRRINEQHLAQGARSLITVRRRLIDAERTALLGARRNGLIPEATAEEMLARLDERTLELEHALRGTSHGEPGGGSKTS
- a CDS encoding cupin domain-containing protein; translation: MTSSNAVRARRMNVCSPGTIQDISQLVSLGAPENLGGKTLGGRPEIFTRVDFRAGPMTAGLFMATQGRVEVTFPFTEHATILEGEVTLTDESGQTHTYRPGDSYFIQQGQVVIWEVHCERVIKSFFNISEHGAE